Within the Corynebacterium tuberculostearicum genome, the region ATGCGCGAGGGCGTGGCGGACTTAGGGAAGAGGATGACGCCATTCTGCAGGTGCCAGCGGATGACGACCTGCGCTGGGCTGACATCGTGCGCCGCAGCGGCGTCGGTGACCTCGGGGGCATCCAAAATATCGCTCTTACCCTGCCCCAAAGGCCCCCATGCCTCAATAGCGACGGTGTGGGCGCGGAAAGCGTCCAGCTCGCGCCAGCGCTGTAGGTAGGGGTGAAGCTCGACCTGATTGACCGCCGGCTTGACGTCGGTCTTGAGCTCCAGCTGGTCCAGGTGCTCGAGTTCGAAGTTGGAGACGCCGATGGACTTTGCCTTGCCCTGCTTCTGCAGCTCGATGAGCTGCTGCCAGGCCTCGACGTAGGTTCCCTTCGCCGGGGTCGGCCAATGGATGAGGTAGAGATCCACATACTCTAGGCCGAGCTTGTCCAGGGACTCATCAAGTGCTGCGGCGGCATCGGTCTGGCGGTCATTCCACAGCTTGGTGGTGACAAAAAGTTCCTCGCGCGGGATGCCGGAGTTGGCAATAGCCTTACCTACGCCTTCTTCATTGCCATAGATTGCGGCGGTATCGATATGGCGATAGCCCACGCGCAGGGCCTCAGCTACCAGCTCTTCGGTCTTATCCGGATCCATCTGGAATACGCCAAAGCCCAGCTGCGGGATGGTATTGCCGTCATTCAGGGTGATGTTAGGTACGCTCATGCGTCCCAGACTACCTATCTACTGCAGCGGGCCGAGCGTGATGAATTTATTCCACGTCTCCCACTCATCCTGCAGGCGGGCGCGCTCATGGGGTGGGGTAGCGGTGTCGTCGATAAGCGAGGCATCAATCATGCGCACGCCGTTGTCAAAGAACAATGCGGCGTGCCCCGAAGCGCCGTGGCGCAGTATCGGAACCAGGTTCAACCCATCGAAGGACAGGCGGGCATTGGGCCGCACATCCAGCCCGGCAATGGCGGCGAGGGTAGGAGCCAAGTCAATAGGGGAGACCAGCTCGTTATTCTCCCCGTTTTCCGCCACGCCCGGCCATAGCACCGACATGGGGGCATTTCCGCCCAGCAGGGAGCAGATGGCAATGACGCCTTCAACCTGGTCGAGTTCCTCTACGCTGGGCTGTTCTAGCAGGCGAAAGACATCCGCGCCGGCCGGCTGCGTATCCTCGCGCACCTCATAGCCCACGCCGGCAAAGACTTCGCTGATGCGCGTGGTGGCCTGGCGCTGCGGGTACTGGCCGGTCAGGGTGCCGCGGCGGGAGTCCGCATAGGTTTCCGAAGGCACCCACGTGTTATTAAAACGAACGCCGCGCAGTGCGGTCTCCGGCGCATGGTCAAAGGTCGCAAGAGTGATATCCATGGACTCAATTCTAGGCTTGCCGACGCCCCCTTCGGCCAACTTTGCCCACAGAAATCACCGCCGTGGTTCTAGTTGAGCTCAAGACCCTCGATGCCGTGCACCGTTACGGTCTCTGAGAGCGGCGCGCGGCCTGGAGCTGTGTTAAAGACTGGGCTAGATTCATCGGCCGTACCAAAGGTAATGGCGGTGACCAGCTTGTAGTCCTCGTCCACGCCGAGGAATTCACGTGCGGTTGGCGCAATCAGGGAAATCATGCCCTGTGGAATGCCGTGATAACCATGTGCCTCGAGGGAAAGCAGGAAGTTTTCGGTGTAAGTTCCCTGGTCAAAGGCGGCGCGGATGCGGTCTCCCATCGGCGGGATAAAAAGCAGCACCGCATGGGGCGCGCCAAAGAACCGCAGGTTTTCCCGGATGAACTCCATGCGGCCTTCTTTATCCTCGCGCTTAATGCCAAGCAGACCGTACATTTTGGCGGCCAGTTCCTGGGAACGCTGGGGATGGATGCCCTCACCATAATCGGTGGTGAAGTCTGGGCTAAGGCCGTTGGTATCGAATTCCTTAATCAGCGCAGCGCTGAGCTCCTTGAGCTCTTCTCCGCCCACTACGTGCACGTTCCACGGCTGGGTATTGGAGTTAGACGGTGCGGATTGTGCGTCCTCCAAGACCTGCTTGATGTCTTCTACCGGCATGGGCTCCGGCAGGAACGCGCGAGGAGAATGGCGACTGCGGATGAATTCGGAATACTTATTGGATGAAGTCATGCGCGCCACACTACACATCACCGCATGTGCCTGCCTTAAACCAAGCGTTGCCAGCGCGGGTGAGCGGGTCTGGGGTAGGTAAAACGAAAAATCGCCCATCTGAACGATGGGCGAAAAATGGAGGGAATGACGGGAATCGAACCCGCGTCTTCAGCTTGGAAGGCTGAGGTATTAGCCACTATACGACATTCCCACAGCGCGCTATTGAACGCTGCGCCATACTTTAGCGCACGCGGGGGCAAAAATGAAAATAGGGAACTAGGGTGGCGCTTGAGCCGTTGTTATAAGAGGAATGGCCCTACCAATAGAAAGCGATGATCGTAGTGGGAATTTTGCTCCTTGTGCTGGCAGTCGGCGGAGGCGCGTGGTTTATGTCTTCGCACAACTCCCAAAAGCGCCGCGAGGAACGAGAAGCACAGCAATTGGCCGATGCACAAGCTGACGCTCGCCGGTGGATTGAACGCCTAGGCGGACAGGTAATGCAGATTTCTGGCACAGATTCTGCCTCCCAGCAGGCAATGGCCGATGCGTCCGAGCGTTTCACGGCAGCTAACTCGGCGATTTCGCGCGCCACCACCGCAAAGCAGGCGAACCTAGCGCGTGAGTCCGCTTTGGAAGGCATGCATTATGTGAATGCCGCGCGCGAGATCATGGGCATGAATCCGGGTCCCGAGCTGCCGCCGCTCGAGGGGCAGCGCGCCGCCGGCAAGGTGACGGAAAAGCGCACGGTGGAAGCGAATGGCCAGCAGATTACTGCCTCGCCGTATGCTTCCGCGGATACCCCGAACTACTACCCAGGCGGAACCGTCGCAGGGCGCCCAGTTCCGGCAGGGTGGTACTCGCGTCCGTGGTGGGCTGATGCATTGCAGACCGGCGTGTGGATGGTTGGCTACTCCATGATGTTTAATGCCCTGTTCTCCGGTATGTCTGGCATTGGCTATTCCGCGGCCGCTGCTGAAAGCGGCGACTGGGGTGGCGGTGATGGCATGGGCGATGCCGGCGACATGGGCGGTGACGCTGGCGATGCTGGCGACGCCGGTGACATGGGCGGCGGCGATGACGGCGGCGGCCTGTTTGATGGCCTTGGCGATGGCGATGGCGGCGGATTCTTTGACGGAATGTTTGATTTCGATTTCTAGCCGCTAGACTGTCAAAAGTGGCCTCTGTGCTGCGTTGATTCCATTAAGTGGGGGTCCGTTTAGGAGATTTAAAACGGACACGGTACACTGTCTCAGGTATGCAACGCAGCCAAGGCAACTTGGTGGCCTACATACGGGGCGTGGCGCAGTTTGGTAGCGCACCTGCTTTGGGAGCAGGGGGTCGCAGGTTCAAATCCTGTCGCCCCGACGTATGGGGGTCTGGAAATGCCCTAATAAGGATTTCCGGACCCCCTTTAAGTTTATGTACGTAAAACAATGAAGCCAGGGAGATTCACTCGTGAAGACCACCGTAGACAAGCTGAGCGATACCCGCGTTAAGCTCACCGTCAACGTTCCGTTTGCGGAGCTGGACCAGGAAATCGATCAAGCTTACGCGGCAATCGCGCAGCAGGTTTCTATTCCAGGTTTCCGTAAGGGCAAGGCACCGCGCCAGCTTATTGACGCACGCTTCGGCCGCGGCCCCATCCTGGAGCAGGTTGTCAACGACATGCTGCCTTCCCGCTACGAGCAGGCAGTCAAGGAAAACGATCTGAAGGTCATCGGCCAGCCGGACGTTGACATTTCCAAGATCGAGGACAAGGACTTCGTGGAGTTCACCGCCGAGGTTGATATCCGCCCTGAGTTCGAGATCCCGGACTTCTCCAAGATCTCCGTTACCGTCCCAGCCCTGAAGGCTGACGAAGAGGACGTCGACAAGGCTCTGGAGGAACTGGCAGAGCGCTTCGGTGAGCTCAAGGACACCAAGCGCAAGATGAAGACCGGCGACTACGCCATCATCGACATTACCGCAGAGATTGATGGCGAGAAGATCGAAGACGCTTCCACCGAGGGTCTTTCCTACCGCATCGGTGACGATGACCTCATCAAGGGTCTGGATACCGCCCTGCGCGGCATGAAGACCGGTGAGGATAACGAGTTCACCTCCACCATCCAGTCCGGTGAGCACAAGGATGAAGAGGCCACCATCAAGGTCCACGTCCAGCAGTCCAAGGAGCGCAAGCTGCCGGCTATGGACGATGAGTTCGCTCAGATGGCTTCTGAGTTCGACACGATGGACGAGCTGCGTGAATCCACCAAGACCCAGGTGGAGGAGACCAAGAAGGCTGAGCAGGCTGCACAGATCCGCGATGAGGTTCTGAAGTCCGCACTGTCCGAGGTTGAATTCGAGCTGCCGCAGTCCGTAGTTGACGAGCAGGCTCACTCCCAGCTGCACCAGATCCTGGGCCAGCTGGCTCACGACGAGAAGGCACTGGCTCAGCTGCTTGAGGCGCAGGGCACCTCTCGCGAGGAGTTTGATAAGCAGACTCGCGAGCAGGCAGAAGAGTCCGTCCGCACCCAGCTGTTCCTCGACGCTGTAGCAGAGAAGGAAGAGCCGGAAGTTTCCCAGCAGGAGCTGACCGACCACATCCTGTTCACTGCTCAGTCCTACGGCATGGACCCGAACCAGTTCATCCAGCAGCTGCAGTCCAACGGCCAGATCGCTAACCTCTTCTCTGACGTGCGCCGTGGCAAGGCACTGGCTGCCGCTATCTGCCGCACCACCGTCAAGGATGAAGAGGGCAACGACGTGGACGTTGACCAGTACTTCGGTGAAATCGAAGAGGAAGAAAACGACGCAACTGACGCGGAGTAATCCTTCCCTTTAAAAGCCCAGCCCGATGGCCACACAGTGGTTAATGGACTGGGCTTTTGCCATGCGTGGCGGGAAAGAAATGACCACGAATGTGGGCCAAACGCTGATAGCGAACAGTGCCCACAAGGGCCGTCACATTAAGTAGTGTGGTGGCATTAGAGATTAACCGTCCTCAAGGAGACTTTTCGAATGTCTAAGAAACCTGACCAGCTTCAGATGAACAACCCCTCGGGTTCCGGCCTGAGCTTGGGAGATAGCGTTTATGAGCGCCTCTTGCATGAGCGCATTATCTTTTTGGGCACCCAGGTAGACGACGAGATTGCCAATAAGCTGTGCGCACAGATCTTGCTGCTGTCCGCAGAGGATCCCACGCGCGATATCTCGCTTTACATCAACTCCCCGGGTGGCTCCGTCACGGCCGGCATGGCCATCTATGACACCATGAAGTACTCGCCGTGCGATATCGCCACCTACGGTATGGGCCTGGCTGCTTCCATGGGCCAGT harbors:
- a CDS encoding aldo/keto reductase, with the translated sequence MSVPNITLNDGNTIPQLGFGVFQMDPDKTEELVAEALRVGYRHIDTAAIYGNEEGVGKAIANSGIPREELFVTTKLWNDRQTDAAAALDESLDKLGLEYVDLYLIHWPTPAKGTYVEAWQQLIELQKQGKAKSIGVSNFELEHLDQLELKTDVKPAVNQVELHPYLQRWRELDAFRAHTVAIEAWGPLGQGKSDILDAPEVTDAAAAHDVSPAQVVIRWHLQNGVILFPKSATPSRIAENFDVFGFELTEDEMAAITALDEGEEGRGGPHPNDMNDA
- a CDS encoding nitroreductase encodes the protein MTSSNKYSEFIRSRHSPRAFLPEPMPVEDIKQVLEDAQSAPSNSNTQPWNVHVVGGEELKELSAALIKEFDTNGLSPDFTTDYGEGIHPQRSQELAAKMYGLLGIKREDKEGRMEFIRENLRFFGAPHAVLLFIPPMGDRIRAAFDQGTYTENFLLSLEAHGYHGIPQGMISLIAPTAREFLGVDEDYKLVTAITFGTADESSPVFNTAPGRAPLSETVTVHGIEGLELN
- a CDS encoding DUF1542 domain-containing protein, with translation MIVVGILLLVLAVGGGAWFMSSHNSQKRREEREAQQLADAQADARRWIERLGGQVMQISGTDSASQQAMADASERFTAANSAISRATTAKQANLARESALEGMHYVNAAREIMGMNPGPELPPLEGQRAAGKVTEKRTVEANGQQITASPYASADTPNYYPGGTVAGRPVPAGWYSRPWWADALQTGVWMVGYSMMFNALFSGMSGIGYSAAAAESGDWGGGDGMGDAGDMGGDAGDAGDAGDMGGGDDGGGLFDGLGDGDGGGFFDGMFDFDF
- the tig gene encoding trigger factor, with product MKTTVDKLSDTRVKLTVNVPFAELDQEIDQAYAAIAQQVSIPGFRKGKAPRQLIDARFGRGPILEQVVNDMLPSRYEQAVKENDLKVIGQPDVDISKIEDKDFVEFTAEVDIRPEFEIPDFSKISVTVPALKADEEDVDKALEELAERFGELKDTKRKMKTGDYAIIDITAEIDGEKIEDASTEGLSYRIGDDDLIKGLDTALRGMKTGEDNEFTSTIQSGEHKDEEATIKVHVQQSKERKLPAMDDEFAQMASEFDTMDELRESTKTQVEETKKAEQAAQIRDEVLKSALSEVEFELPQSVVDEQAHSQLHQILGQLAHDEKALAQLLEAQGTSREEFDKQTREQAEESVRTQLFLDAVAEKEEPEVSQQELTDHILFTAQSYGMDPNQFIQQLQSNGQIANLFSDVRRGKALAAAICRTTVKDEEGNDVDVDQYFGEIEEEENDATDAE
- a CDS encoding ATP-dependent Clp protease proteolytic subunit, producing the protein MSKKPDQLQMNNPSGSGLSLGDSVYERLLHERIIFLGTQVDDEIANKLCAQILLLSAEDPTRDISLYINSPGGSVTAGMAIYDTMKYSPCDIATYGMGLAASMGQFLLSGGTKGKRYALPHARIMMHQPSAGVGGTAADIAIQAEQFAQTKREMAELIAEHTGQTFEQITKDSDRDRWMTAQQAKDYGIVDHVIESVNGPLSN